Proteins encoded together in one Triticum dicoccoides isolate Atlit2015 ecotype Zavitan chromosome 7B, WEW_v2.0, whole genome shotgun sequence window:
- the LOC119337162 gene encoding zinc finger CCCH domain-containing protein 13-like isoform X3: MTNHMAQGGRDHRIHEFRGRPERRNSPRRRYSPDRDTRGHLFRNKMPPRSRGSSQSRSPIRKSERRSKKEVDGEKSDSSGSFNTSENEDRKKDNRHSSSDEKDEKDDGEAQLKQIALDMKALHEDKSKLQMILDEKIDEAGILSGRVDDLESQLNKEKEDCERMTSKIKKLIKAYGRYVKAQDDLKRSQGRFERLADSLASDSLKSGTKEQGSSVNAGNDDPYNAYEMSPDDQRQKNGSAARKRSAALSTSEEEKTGKKRRVNGNDMIHVPRKHIPGGALESLKNSNGTESLKKLGEDDNNDEINVISSGNDFTDRYNGNEEDDPVDL, from the exons ATGACTAATCATATGGCTCAAG GGGGGCGAGATCATAGAATTCATGAATTTAGAGGCAGGCCTGAGAGAAGAAACTCACCCCGGCGGAGGTATTCCCCTGACAGAGATACCAGAGGCCATTTATTTCGTAACAAGATGCCACCACGTTCTCGAG GATCTAGTCAATCAAGATCCCCCATCAGGAAGAG TGAGAGAAGGTCTAAGAAGGAAGTAGATGGTGAAAAAAGCGATTCATCAGGAAGTTTCAACACCTCTGAAAATGAAGATAGAAAAAAAGACAACAGACATTCCAGCAGTGATGAGAAGGATGAGAAGGATGACGGTGAAGCACAG CTGAAACAAATTGCACTGGATATGAAAGCATTGCATGAAGATAAATCCAAACTACAG ATGATATTGGACGAGAAAATCGACGAAGCAGGCATACTTTCTGGCAGAGTAGATGATCTTGAATCACAGTTGAACAAAGAGAAAGAAGATTGTGAAAG GATGACCTCCAAAATAAagaaactcatcaaagcatatgggCGTTACGTGAAAGCACAGGATGATTTAAAAAG GTCTCAAGGCCGTTTTGAGAGGTTGGCTGATTCACTTGCTTCTGATTCCTTGAAATCTGGTACCAAAGAACAAGGTTCCAGTGTGAATGCTGGTAATGATGACCCATATAATGCTTATGAAATGAGCCCAGATGACCAGCGGCAGAAGAATGGTTCAGCAGCTAGAAAAAGATCTGCTGCCCTTTCAACAAGCGAAGAAGAAAAAACTG GGAAGAAAAGGAGAGTGAATGGTAATGATATGATCCATGTGCCACGGAAACATATACCAGGAGGTGCTCTAGAGTCTCTTAAAAATAGCAATGGAACTGAATCTCTGAAAAAATTAGGGGAGGATGACAATAATGACGAAATAAATGTCATTTCTTCTGGCAATGATTTTACAGACAGG
- the LOC119337162 gene encoding zinc finger CCCH domain-containing protein 13-like isoform X2 gives MTNHMAQGCGGRDHRIHEFRGRPERRNSPRRRYSPDRDTRGHLFRNKMPPRSRGSSQSRSPIRKSERRSKKEVDGEKSDSSGSFNTSENEDRKKDNRHSSSDEKDEKDDGEAQLKQIALDMKALHEDKSKLQMILDEKIDEAGILSGRVDDLESQLNKEKEDCERMTSKIKKLIKAYGRYVKAQDDLKRSQGRFERLADSLASDSLKSGTKEQGSSVNAGNDDPYNAYEMSPDDQRQKNGSAARKRSAALSTSEEEKTGKKRRVNGNDMIHVPRKHIPGGALESLKNSNGTESLKKLGEDDNNDEINVISSGNDFTDRYNGNEEDDPVDL, from the exons ATGACTAATCATATGGCTCAAGGTTGTG GGGGGCGAGATCATAGAATTCATGAATTTAGAGGCAGGCCTGAGAGAAGAAACTCACCCCGGCGGAGGTATTCCCCTGACAGAGATACCAGAGGCCATTTATTTCGTAACAAGATGCCACCACGTTCTCGAG GATCTAGTCAATCAAGATCCCCCATCAGGAAGAG TGAGAGAAGGTCTAAGAAGGAAGTAGATGGTGAAAAAAGCGATTCATCAGGAAGTTTCAACACCTCTGAAAATGAAGATAGAAAAAAAGACAACAGACATTCCAGCAGTGATGAGAAGGATGAGAAGGATGACGGTGAAGCACAG CTGAAACAAATTGCACTGGATATGAAAGCATTGCATGAAGATAAATCCAAACTACAG ATGATATTGGACGAGAAAATCGACGAAGCAGGCATACTTTCTGGCAGAGTAGATGATCTTGAATCACAGTTGAACAAAGAGAAAGAAGATTGTGAAAG GATGACCTCCAAAATAAagaaactcatcaaagcatatgggCGTTACGTGAAAGCACAGGATGATTTAAAAAG GTCTCAAGGCCGTTTTGAGAGGTTGGCTGATTCACTTGCTTCTGATTCCTTGAAATCTGGTACCAAAGAACAAGGTTCCAGTGTGAATGCTGGTAATGATGACCCATATAATGCTTATGAAATGAGCCCAGATGACCAGCGGCAGAAGAATGGTTCAGCAGCTAGAAAAAGATCTGCTGCCCTTTCAACAAGCGAAGAAGAAAAAACTG GGAAGAAAAGGAGAGTGAATGGTAATGATATGATCCATGTGCCACGGAAACATATACCAGGAGGTGCTCTAGAGTCTCTTAAAAATAGCAATGGAACTGAATCTCTGAAAAAATTAGGGGAGGATGACAATAATGACGAAATAAATGTCATTTCTTCTGGCAATGATTTTACAGACAGG
- the LOC119337162 gene encoding zinc finger CCCH domain-containing protein 13-like isoform X1, whose amino-acid sequence MREMLDPPPRRGPAFKTKLCALWRRGPCPRGPSCGFAHGEGELRTPPPYSTFPPRTGPGGRDHRIHEFRGRPERRNSPRRRYSPDRDTRGHLFRNKMPPRSRGSSQSRSPIRKSERRSKKEVDGEKSDSSGSFNTSENEDRKKDNRHSSSDEKDEKDDGEAQLKQIALDMKALHEDKSKLQMILDEKIDEAGILSGRVDDLESQLNKEKEDCERMTSKIKKLIKAYGRYVKAQDDLKRSQGRFERLADSLASDSLKSGTKEQGSSVNAGNDDPYNAYEMSPDDQRQKNGSAARKRSAALSTSEEEKTGKKRRVNGNDMIHVPRKHIPGGALESLKNSNGTESLKKLGEDDNNDEINVISSGNDFTDRYNGNEEDDPVDL is encoded by the exons ATGCGGGAAATGCTCGATCCTCCTCCGCGCCGCGGCCCGGCCTTCAAGACGAAGCTGTGCGCGCTGTGGAGGCGCGGCCCCTGCCCCCGCGGCCCCTCCTGCGGCTTCGCCCACGGCGAAGGCGAGCTCCGCACGCCGCCTCCCTACTCCACCTTCCCGCCGCGCACTGGACCTG GGGGGCGAGATCATAGAATTCATGAATTTAGAGGCAGGCCTGAGAGAAGAAACTCACCCCGGCGGAGGTATTCCCCTGACAGAGATACCAGAGGCCATTTATTTCGTAACAAGATGCCACCACGTTCTCGAG GATCTAGTCAATCAAGATCCCCCATCAGGAAGAG TGAGAGAAGGTCTAAGAAGGAAGTAGATGGTGAAAAAAGCGATTCATCAGGAAGTTTCAACACCTCTGAAAATGAAGATAGAAAAAAAGACAACAGACATTCCAGCAGTGATGAGAAGGATGAGAAGGATGACGGTGAAGCACAG CTGAAACAAATTGCACTGGATATGAAAGCATTGCATGAAGATAAATCCAAACTACAG ATGATATTGGACGAGAAAATCGACGAAGCAGGCATACTTTCTGGCAGAGTAGATGATCTTGAATCACAGTTGAACAAAGAGAAAGAAGATTGTGAAAG GATGACCTCCAAAATAAagaaactcatcaaagcatatgggCGTTACGTGAAAGCACAGGATGATTTAAAAAG GTCTCAAGGCCGTTTTGAGAGGTTGGCTGATTCACTTGCTTCTGATTCCTTGAAATCTGGTACCAAAGAACAAGGTTCCAGTGTGAATGCTGGTAATGATGACCCATATAATGCTTATGAAATGAGCCCAGATGACCAGCGGCAGAAGAATGGTTCAGCAGCTAGAAAAAGATCTGCTGCCCTTTCAACAAGCGAAGAAGAAAAAACTG GGAAGAAAAGGAGAGTGAATGGTAATGATATGATCCATGTGCCACGGAAACATATACCAGGAGGTGCTCTAGAGTCTCTTAAAAATAGCAATGGAACTGAATCTCTGAAAAAATTAGGGGAGGATGACAATAATGACGAAATAAATGTCATTTCTTCTGGCAATGATTTTACAGACAGG